AGATTATGAAAGCAGAAGAGAAAGTCAAGAAGGCAAGGCTGATTCTCACTGAAAGCGCAAGAACAGTCATAGCAAACGGGCTTTCCCTGATTGGTATTCCGGCGCTTGAGAGAATGTAAACAGAAATCTTTATTCTTTTTATTCCCTTATTTCAACATTGTCAATAATCCCGTCTGAATCCAAATCAACCCCTTCCACAACCTTTGCGCCTTGTCCCAGAATACCTTCTCCCTGCAAGGATAAGAATGCTTTTTCCGGGGTTAAACGGGTTCTTCGCCTTGACAATTATCCCGATCTCGTCATTTGAGTATGATTTGCCTGAAAGGGTTGAATAAACGCTCCACACATCCTTTTTCTCAAATCTCACAGGAAGCTTTGGATTTACCTCCTTCACAATCCTGTTTGTCACAGGACCTCCTATCAGTATAAGATTCTCCTTAAGGTCCTCATCCTTTACTTCAGTATCGAGCTTTACAGTAAATGAGGGCACATAATTGAGAAAGGTTCCAAGGAAAAGCGCAAAGTCAACTGCATAATATCCGTCCCTTGAGCGCGCCTTGTCAGGGCCGTGGGGGTCAGGGCTTCCCACAATGAAGAAAGCATCCAGCTGCCCATCCTTTATGAAGGGCTCAAAAAAAGGGCTTTCTCCCCCAAGGTGAAGCATGTTCGGGCTGTTCTCAAAATCCCGGAACTTGACTACAAAAGAAGGCTCCTCAAGAGCATAGTATTTTGCAAGAGCGCCCTGCTTGCTTTCGCTTTTCACAACTTTCACAATGCCTGCCTTTTCAAGCTTTCTGACGTGGTAATACACCTTCTGCTCATTCACCTTCAGCGCTTTGGAAATCTCAATGACATACATCTCTTTTGCTGAGAGAAGATTCAGGATTTTTACAGCAAGCTCAGATGAAAGATGCCTGGAATCCCTTGCGCTTATCTCCTTTGCAGGGAGGGAAAGAATCTCATTCTTGTTTTTCTCAACTATGAACATTAATGCGCCTCTCTTTGCTCTTATTAAACAAACACTATTGATAAGAAGAGCTATTATAAAAAATTTTTTATTTCTGCTAAAAATCATAAAAATCCGCTGAGAGCGTTCGGACGCTCTCTGATTCGCGGATTTTTAGGATGCCAAAAACGGCGCTTTATCTCTAAACTAAAGTACCAAAAATTCGCTAAGCGAATTTTGGAATCATAAAAATCTGCAATGGCAAATTTTTAGGATGCAAAAAGTGGCTTTGCCGCTTTTTTGCACATGAAAATCAAAGATTTTCAGTTCAAGAAATCATTTGATTTCTTTGTATTGAGTTTTAGCGCCGTTTTTTAGCATAAATTGCAAGTAAGATAGAAGATAAGATTTTTAATTAATTCTTTCTGTTCAGAAATCCTTTGTCCGCATCACTTTTATCCCGCGCGCTTTTGAGATTCCCTCTGCAATCGCATCAACCTTTTCCTTGTACTGCCCCATGCCCTTCCAGTCCAGGATTATTGACTCGGGCTTTGGAACAGTCCTTTCAATTGCCTGAAGAACTATTTCCTCATCAATATTATCAAGCATGTATTTTGGGCATACATGCCCGACTGCAATCCCGGATTCTATTATGATTTTCTTGAAATTTGAAAGGGTGTGAAGCCCGCCTATCCCGACAGCAGAAGGGCACTCCGGAACCTCATTTGAAAGAAGCTCAAAAAGGGCTTCCCCTATGATTTTGCCTGCTTTCCTGTCTTTCCAGCGCTCAAGCTCAGAGCCGATTTCAATGAACATGCACGGCTTTTCAAGGAAAGGGCCGTGGTGGGTGCACTCCTGGACAACATCATACCCCGAGCCATTTCCCCTTATTTCAAGAATCTGCATCGCCCTCTTAAGAAAGGATGCCGGGCAGACGCAAAGCTCCCTATCCCTGCCGCCAAGCCCTGCTGAACCCCAGTTTCCTGGAGAGTGCACGCTTAAACTGGGAATTCCAGATTCGCTTCGATGCTTGCTCATGAAGATGAAAAAATCCGCTGAGATAAGCCGGTCAAGGTTCTCGTAATGCACAAGCTCTGAGTCAGTTGTATAAATCCTTGCCTTGACTTCATTAGAGCCCGCATGAAAAGTTCTCTCAAAAACAGGGTATGAATCAAAAACCCCGCATTTCATAAATTCAGCTGTTTCAAGGAAAGAATCCTTTATGTTCATTCCTGCATGGTCCTCTGTTGAGCAGACTAATGCGATATTGTGAAACATGGCAGTTAATTAAGGGGGTTTAAGTTAAAAATATATCTAAAAAGAGGGGGATGGATCAACAAGAATGTTTCATTGGTGAAAAAACAAAAAAATTTATAAATTTGGAGGTAGTTAAATCAAAAATCCGATGAATCTGCAACAGATAATTCAAAAAAAACACTTAAGGCTTTCTGTATTATTGGCTCTTCTTTCAATAATTGTAATTTTTATGGGGGTATTTATAATAAGGCCGTCAATAACAGGATACGCGGTTTACCAAGAGATGGTCAAAATAAATTCTTCTTTTGAAGAATATATACAAAATCTGGATGAACTTCACGAAGAAATACTTTCAAAAAATACAAACTTATCTGTATGCTATAACTTCAATGAACAACTATTTTCTGAATTTGAAAAGTGCAACAATATTAGTCGGGAATACAAAGCAAAACTGGATGTTCTAAGTTTGAACTGCAGCAAGTTAATGGAGAATAAAAACGCAAAAATAGAGGAGCTGCAATCGCAAATTGATTCAAAAACAAAGCAATATGAGGAATTAAAAACTGATTATGACCTTTTTGTAAAAAGCGTTGCTGACAACATCTGCTGCAAGACAAAGGTTGACAACCCTAATATAAAATATTACAGAATAGAAAATCACAAAGTTCTATGCCTTGAAGAAGGAACCCAGCAGATAAACTGTTAAAAAAACTAAACCATCTCATTCTGATAGATATCTAAGTAATTTCACTCATAAGATTATTTAACAATTAAAAAAGAGAATAGAACATAGAATTAAGAATATTCAAATCTTACTCTATGACTGCGCCGCACTTCTTGCAGTACACTTCATTGTCCTTCCTGACAACTTCTGTGCTTCCGCATTCCGGGCACTTCAGGATTCCCTCGCCGCTCACGCTCTGAAGCGACTTCTCACTCGGGGATAATGCCATGCCTAACTTTAGAATTTTATGATATTTAAATCTTTTGAATTACTCGCAAAAGAAGAAATCTGAATGCCAAAAAGGGCTTTTCAGCCATAAAAGAAAAGCGCGACAAATGAATTAAAAAAGACAACGCAACAGGATAGTATAACAGAATAATAAAATAATAAAATAATAAATTAATAAAATAAAAAAAGCTTATTTCCTCTTCTTTGCCTTTTTTACCACATGCTTAACAGTGCTTTTTTCAGTTTTCTTATCCTCGCAGAAAACCATTGCAAATGCAGTAATCGATGTTATCCCCGCAGTCATTGAATAAATTGAAGAGGACAGCATTTCAAGGAAACCTGTTGCGCTGTAAAAAATCATGGAAAGAAGCACTGAAATAATGGCGCTGTAAATCCCTGTGAAAACTGATGTCAGAAAATACTTTGCTGAAAAAGCCCTCCTGAAAACCTCTTTTATCCTGAATGCTTCCCTTATCTTCCAGTCCTTTGCATATTTCAGCCATGCTGAAGGCATGACATACACTGCAAGAATGAAGAGCACTGCAAAAGCAGCAGAGAGGGGGACTGGAATTAACTTAACCACTTCCCTTATGATTTCAGGAGTCAATCCTGATGCGTCAACTACTCCTGCAATGTCAAACAGGTATGAAACCTTTGCAATGAATATCGCTGCTGCAGCTGAAAAAACAGCAAGAGCAGGAATCAGGTAAATTATGGATATAAAAATGGAGCAAAGCCCCCTTATGAAGAGATTTCCCCAGTCAACCCATTCTGGAAGCCCAAGCTTTTTCTTGAGCGAAAGGTTTCCTGCGGTAAGAACGTAGCCCGAGACAAAAAGGTTCACAATGGGAATGATTCCGAGAAGAATCCCGATTATCAGATTCCTGAAATCTGAAAAAGGGCGCTTAATTGCGCTGATATAATCAACCATTCAAAACCACCTCTTTAATTTTATGACATCCCGAAAACGGACATTCTGATTTCAATCATTTATTGATTAAAAATCTTTTGATTCTGCGCATCCCAAAGTTTCATCAAACGGGAATATAAGTATTTTTTTAAGTATAAAAATAATAAAATAGAAAAGTATTTAAATAAGCATTAATATAAGTATATTTGGCCGAATAAAACCGAATCAGAAAATGAGAGAACTCACAAGAAAACTTTACAGGAGGGGAAGCAGCTACGAGACAACTATTCCAATGCCTCTCCTATTTTCACTTGAGCAGAACAGGAAGTATGAGGTTGTGTTCTCATTGGA
The nucleotide sequence above comes from Candidatus Woesearchaeota archaeon. Encoded proteins:
- a CDS encoding S-layer protein is translated as MFIVEKNKNEILSLPAKEISARDSRHLSSELAVKILNLLSAKEMYVIEISKALKVNEQKVYYHVRKLEKAGIVKVVKSESKQGALAKYYALEEPSFVVKFRDFENSPNMLHLGGESPFFEPFIKDGQLDAFFIVGSPDPHGPDKARSRDGYYAVDFALFLGTFLNYVPSFTVKLDTEVKDEDLKENLILIGGPVTNRIVKEVNPKLPVRFEKKDVWSVYSTLSGKSYSNDEIGIIVKAKNPFNPGKSILILAGRRYSGTRRKGCGRG
- a CDS encoding DUF4013 domain-containing protein translates to MVDYISAIKRPFSDFRNLIIGILLGIIPIVNLFVSGYVLTAGNLSLKKKLGLPEWVDWGNLFIRGLCSIFISIIYLIPALAVFSAAAAIFIAKVSYLFDIAGVVDASGLTPEIIREVVKLIPVPLSAAFAVLFILAVYVMPSAWLKYAKDWKIREAFRIKEVFRRAFSAKYFLTSVFTGIYSAIISVLLSMIFYSATGFLEMLSSSIYSMTAGITSITAFAMVFCEDKKTEKSTVKHVVKKAKKRK